In Helicobacter pylori Shi112, the genomic window TGAGTCCATTATTATTGTTGAAATTTGCAAATTTCTCATTCAATTCTTTCTTAATACCCGAAATTTTTCCGGTGAGCGTTGTGGCTTCTGTTTTAGATAACCCATTACCGACTAGGGTTCCATTCACACGATTTTTAACGGATTTTTGTAGATCAGAATCTTTTCCAACATTGAAACTTTCATTTTTTTGATCCAATTTTTGATCCGTTGAGAAGTTTTTGAGGTCGGCTAGCGCTTGATCTAACATACTGAAATTGCATGCCGTTTTAGCCACTAATACAGCCTGATTGAGATTGTCAACTTTATCCGTTATCTCTTGATTGACGATCGCATCCTTAATGGAATTTTCAAGGTCGCTTTTTGCTTGTGTTACCTTGCTGAAATCCTTATTTTTGCCATTTTTAAATTCATTCAAAGCTGTACTAAGGTTTTCAACTTTTGAAATCCATTCTGGATTGATACCCAAATCTTTCACCGAGCTTTTAAGGGCTTTTAGCGTTTCTTCTACCTTGCTGAAATCCTTATTGTTGCCACTTTTGAGCGCATCAAAAGATTTATTAAAGTCTTTCAAATTCTTGTTGATATTTTCAATTTTATCAGACAATTCCCTCCTGATGCCTTCAAGATTCTGATCGTAACTGGCATTTCTTGCTTCCTTATAAGTCTCTTGATTGATAAGCGCAAAAATCTCATCTTTTTGGCTGTTAGCTTGAGCTTTTGCTTCCATTTTATTTTTGTTGCCGCTCTTGCTCTCAATTTTTTTCGTTACTTCTTTCTCTAAATGCTCTCGTTTCCTTATAGATTTTTCAAGATCTTTTTGAGCTTTTTTCACTCCGCCATAATTGCCTGTATTTTTAGCTTCAGCTACAGCTTTATTGAAACTTGAAACTTTTCCAACCAATTCCTTGTTACTGTTCAAAAAGTCTTTGACGAGCTTATTAGCTTCTTTTGGGGACAATCCTTTAGCGATCACCTTATCCTCTAAATTTTGCCTTACAGGATGATTAGAGAGAACGAGACCATTTAATTTAGGCAAATTAAAGATAGCTACCTTGCTAAAATTTGCTTCCAAATGGGAAACGCCATTCGTAGCGCCTATACCCTCATTAGGACTCTTGGAGGCGTTGGTGTATTTGAAATTGGAATAATTGACAAACATCACGCCATCATCTTTTAGGTTACCTTGAAAAGTGGTTTTTGTCTCCCTATCTAAAGCTCTATCTTGTTCTTTCCCATAATCTTTGAGGGTATAGCTCAATTCCCCATTACCAAAATCGGTAACCAAAGCTAAATGCTTGTTGTCTTTTTTAGAAACAAAAGCAATGTGATCACTCCCTAGGGTGTCTAAATAAGCCTTAGGGTCTTTTTGGAAATTTCCAATTTCAGTTTGGAACTTTTCTTTCTCTTTCTCGCTCAAGTTATCTAATTTAGTGCTGTTTTGTGCAAGAAATTCCATGAAATCCACTTTGTTTTGGATCTCTTCTTGACTCAACGCTTGTTCCAAGCCTGTGAGTTGGTCTTTTTTGTAGAGATAGAAGCTAGGGTTGTTAATCCCACCTTCATTACCCGCTATGACTAACCCACTGCCGTTTTTAAGATGCATATTGATGAGTGTGGCCACATTGTTGCCTTGTTGGTTTTTATAACCAACGGTGGCGTTCCAATCATGCCTAGCTTCAGGACCACCATTATCCCCATACAACAATGAAACTTTTTCAGGTTCCATGTTGCTATGACTCCCCATTGACATAGAAGACAGAACATTACTGTGAACCAATAACTGGCTGAACTTGTAATTAGGATCAATGTCGGCGATACCCTCAACATCCAACATTTCCATATCACCAAGAGTGAATTTAGGAAAATTACCCCTTCCATCAAGCAAATCCCTAGCTTGAGGTAAACCTTGCATGTTGGTGGTAGTGGCTATATTTTGTTCAACATTAGACCTTGGCTCTTGATTGAGCGTTTCTTCGAGATCGGAAGATTGTTTTTTGCCAAGTGCAAACAAATCGGTAAGTTTTGAAAAAAACTGATTCTTTTTGGTGGGATTTTTGATCGCTTTATTATCGTTCTTATCAACGATTGGTGTTTGATCTGGTTTTTTTGTTTGATCGATGGTTTCGTTAGCCATTGTTTCTCCTTTACAGCTAATTTGGTATCAAAGACTGCTAAAAACCACTACACGCTTGAGTGGTCAATTTATAATCTTTGAACACTTTTATTATAATACAATATTAGGAATTTTTTCATTAATCTTGTTAATATTGAAAAATTCCAGTCGTTGCAAGCATCTAAAGGCTAGGAACGATTCACATTTTTACCCACAATTAACAAAAACTTGCTAAAATAGACAAATTTTAACAAGAAAAAAAATAAGAAATGAGCCTTCAAGAAGAAATCAAATGCAATGCTAAAGTATGGTTGGAGGAATGGTTGGAAGCAAGGTGAGTGCATGAAGCGTTCTAAAAATAGTTTGGTTTGTGTGTGTCATACTTACCATAAGTGTGTGTTTGTGATTTAGGTGTTTGTGATTCGCATGGAAAACAAATCAATAGGACAGATTTTCAAAGACAGCTTCAAAAAAGGTTTCTTTAGTGGTCTATGGAGTTGCTTAAAATGGAGCTTTATTCTCACTCTGATCAGCTTGGGTTTGTTTTTGCTTGTTTTTAGGTTTCAACCTGAGACTATTAAAAAATACATCAAAGATCCTAAAGATCTACAATTCTACAATGACTTGAG contains:
- the cagA gene encoding type IV secretion system oncogenic effector CagA, which produces MANETIDQTKKPDQTPIVDKNDNKAIKNPTKKNQFFSKLTDLFALGKKQSSDLEETLNQEPRSNVEQNIATTTNMQGLPQARDLLDGRGNFPKFTLGDMEMLDVEGIADIDPNYKFSQLLVHSNVLSSMSMGSHSNMEPEKVSLLYGDNGGPEARHDWNATVGYKNQQGNNVATLINMHLKNGSGLVIAGNEGGINNPSFYLYKKDQLTGLEQALSQEEIQNKVDFMEFLAQNSTKLDNLSEKEKEKFQTEIGNFQKDPKAYLDTLGSDHIAFVSKKDNKHLALVTDFGNGELSYTLKDYGKEQDRALDRETKTTFQGNLKDDGVMFVNYSNFKYTNASKSPNEGIGATNGVSHLEANFSKVAIFNLPKLNGLVLSNHPVRQNLEDKVIAKGLSPKEANKLVKDFLNSNKELVGKVSSFNKAVAEAKNTGNYGGVKKAQKDLEKSIRKREHLEKEVTKKIESKSGNKNKMEAKAQANSQKDEIFALINQETYKEARNASYDQNLEGIRRELSDKIENINKNLKDFNKSFDALKSGNNKDFSKVEETLKALKSSVKDLGINPEWISKVENLSTALNEFKNGKNKDFSKVTQAKSDLENSIKDAIVNQEITDKVDNLNQAVLVAKTACNFSMLDQALADLKNFSTDQKLDQKNESFNVGKDSDLQKSVKNRVNGTLVGNGLSKTEATTLTGKISGIKKELNEKFANFNNNNGLKNSAEPIYAQVNKKKTGQVTSPEGSIYDQVAKDVSAKIDKLNKIASASKGVDDFSGLGLGRLATRLDGREPIYVTIDDLGGPYTLKMHAGDDNLRSKVGLSRDQELTQKIGNLNQAVLEAKAGLFVNPQQMTHLEQMMHGLKDSTKKNVVNLWFEGAKKVPTSLQAKLDNYATNSHIHINSNVKNGAINEKATGMLTQKNPEWLKLVNDKIVAHNVGSVPLSDYDKIGFNQKNMKGYSDSFKFSTKFNNAVKNIKSGFEQFLTDCFSTGSYSPKKAEYGVTKSGFQKS
- the cagB gene encoding cag pathogenicity island protein B is translated as MENKSIGQIFKDSFKKGFFSGLWSCLKWSFILTLISLGLFLLVFRFQPETIKKYIKDPKDLQFYNDLRNKKGWDK